A genomic segment from Aegilops tauschii subsp. strangulata cultivar AL8/78 chromosome 1, Aet v6.0, whole genome shotgun sequence encodes:
- the LOC109745526 gene encoding GDSL esterase/lipase At1g09390 — protein MVRMLRGLVTLAAVVVALECCELPRRTDGRCVLFNFGDSNSDTGSLPAAYGFYLGPPAGRRFFNRTTGRWSDGRLYIDFIAENLGIRYLSPYLESSGPNFTDGVNFAVAGAAVASNQSAIPFTMATQVNQFLHFKNRTRELRPLGQGSMLPEEDFRGGVYSIDVGQNDITLAFLANLTLPEIVADGGPLAAVAAKVEEAVRALYASGARKFWVYNTGPIGCLPQTLALRQRPGDELDPAGCLARYNAAARALNANLAAACRRLADEYCGSASVVCTDMYAVKYDLFANHDQYGIERPLMACCGHGGPPYNYVNLKTCGQPTATACPEGERHVSWDGVHYTEDANAIVASKILSGDFSQPRTKLQALCK, from the exons ATGGTAAGAATGCTTCGAGGGCTCGTGAccctcgccgccgtcgtcgtcgcgcTGGAGTGCTGTGAACTCCCACGCAGGACGGATGGCAGGTGCGTCCTGTTCAACTTCGGCGACTCAAACTCCGACACTGGCTCCCTCCCTGCCGCCTACGGCTTCTACCTCGGCCCGCCCGCCGGCCGCCGCTTCTTCAACCGGACCACCGGCCGCTGGTCGGACGGCCGCCTCTACATCGACTTCATTG CCGAGAACCTGGGGATCAGGTACCTGAGCCCGTACCTGGAGTCGTCGGGTCCCAACTTCACCGATGGAGTGAACTTCGcggtggccggggcggcggtggcgagcaACCAGAGCGCCATCCCGTTCACCATGGCCACGCAGGTGAACCAGTTCCTGCATTTCAAGAACCGGACCCGGGAGCTCCGGCCGCTGGGGCAGGGCTCGATGCTACCGGAGGAGGATTTCCGGGGAGGCGTGTACTCGATCGACGTCGGGCAGAACGACATCACGCTCGCCTTCCTTGCCAACCTCACGCTGCCGGAGATCGTCGCGGACGGTGGCCCGCTCGCGGCTGTCGCCGCCAAGGTCGAGGAGGCCGTCCGGGCGCTGTACGCCAGCGGCGCGCGCAAGTTCTGGGTGTACAACACGGGGCCCATCGGGTGCCTGCCGCAGACGCTGGCGCTGCGGCAGAGGCCCGGCGACGAGCTTGACCCCGCCGGCTGCCTCGCCCGCTACAACGCCGCCGCCCGGGCGCTCAACGCCAACCTCGCCGCAGCGTGCCGCCGGCTCGCGGACGAGTACTGCGGGAGCGCGAGCGTGGTGTGCACCGACATGTACGCCGTCAAGTACGACCTGTTCGCCAACCACGACCAGTACGGCATCGAGCGGCCGCTGATGGCGTGCTGCGGCCACGGCGGGCCGCCGTACAACTACGTGAACCTCAAGACGTGCGGGCagccgacggcgacggcgtgcCCGGAGGGGGAGAGGCACGTGAGCTGGGACGGCGTGCACTACACCGAGGACGCCAACGCTATCGTCGCCTCCAAGATACTCTCCGGCGACTTCTCCCAGCCGCGCACCAAGCTCCAGGCACTGTGCAAATAA
- the LOC109745525 gene encoding shaggy-related protein kinase alpha, whose translation MASVGVVRPSSRFQNDTSTSGDADRLPNEMGNMSIRDDRDPEDIVVNGNGTEPGHIIVTSIEGRNGQAKQTISYMAERVVGNGSFGTVFQAKCLETGETVAIKKVLQDKRYKNRELQTMRVLDHPNVVALKHCFFSKTEKEELYLNLVLEYVPETAHRVIKHYNKMNQRMPLIYAKLYMYQICRSLAYIHNSIGVCHRDIKPQNLLVNPHTHQLKLCDFGSAKVLVKGEPNISYICSRYYRAPELIFGATEYTTAIDVWSAGCVLAELLLGQPIFPGDSGVDQLVEIIKVLGTPTREEIKCMNPNYTEFKFPQIKAHPWHKIFHKRMPAEAVDLVSRLLQYSPSLRSTALEALIHPFFDELRDPNTCLPNGRFLPPLFNFKPHELKGVPMDILVKLIPEHARKNCAFVGW comes from the exons ATGGCCTCGGTTGGTGTGGTGCGTCCTTCCTCGCGCTTTCAGAATGACACGAGTACTAGTGGTGATGCCGACCGACTTCCGAACGAGATGGGCAATATGAGCATAAGGGATGACAGG GACCCTGAGGATATAGTAGTCAACGGCAATGGGACGGAACCAGGCCATATTATAGTCACAAGCATTGAGGGAAGAAATGGGCAAGCAAAACAG ACCATTAGCTACATGGCTGAGCGTGTGGTTGGTAATGGGTCATTTGGAACTGTTTTCCAG GCTAAGTGTCTTGAAACTGGCGAGACGGTGGCTATAAAGAAGGTTCTTCAAGACAAGAGATATAAGAACCGTGAGCTGCAAACGATGCGAGTTCTTGACCACCCAAATGTTGTGGCTTTAAAGCATTGTTTTTTCTCAAAGACTGAGAAAGAGGAGCTTTACCTCAACCTGGTGCTTGAGTATGTGCCGGAGACTGCTCATCGTGTCATTAAGCATTATAACAAGATGAACCAACGCATGCCATTGATATATGCAAAACTGTACATGTATCAG ATATGTAGATCTTTGGCATACATTCACAACAGCATTGGAGTATGCCACAGAGACATCAAGCCTCAAAATCTTCTG GTGAATCCACATACGCACCAATTGAAATTATGTGACTTCGGAAGTGCGAAAGTGTTG GTAAAAGGAGAACCAAATATTTCCTATATCTGTTCAAGGTACTATAGAGCCCCAGAGCTCATATTTGGTGCTACTGAATACACAACGGCAATTGACGTTTGGTCTGCTGGCTGTGTTCTTGCTGAACTCCTTCTAGGACAG CCTATATTCCCTGGCGACAGTGGTGTTGATCAGCTTGTTGAAATCATCAAG GTTTTAGGTACCCCTACAAGAGAAGAAATTAAGTGCATGAATCCAAATTATACGGAGTTTAAATTCCCACAAATCAAAGCTCACCCATGGCACAAG ATCTTCCATAAAAGAATGCCTGCTGAAGCAGTAGATCTTGTCTCCAGACTCTTGCAATATTCACCAAGCCTGCGTTCAACTGCT TTGGAAGCATTAATTCATCCATTCTTCGATGAACTCCGGGACCCAAACACCTGTTTGCCGAACGGCCGTTTTCTTCCTCCCCTCTTTAACTTTAAGCCCCATG AGTTGAAGGGTGTGCCGATGGACATCCTGGTGAAGCTCATCCCTGAACATGCTCGGAAGAACTGTGCCTTTGTAGGATGGTGA